Proteins encoded together in one Peribacillus asahii window:
- a CDS encoding ABC transporter substrate-binding protein — MFSSKKLLSILLYVVACLLIVTGCGQKSSIDEKKEDAPAQEERVIKHAGGETTIKGTPKRIVTLYQGANDTAVALGVKPVGIVESWDQQPIYEYLRTDLEGTTIVGQELQPNLEEIAKLKPDLIIASIYRHEKIYPQLSKIAPTIMDDTIYEWKDTLHLMADAMNKQDKEKELVAEWDNRVKDFKEQMGDSLPITAAITNFRSDHMRVYYNSYAGSILNELGFERPKGHDSEEWGEKITSKERIPDLNADTIFNFNASKDTELVEKNYKEWTGHPLWKELDAVKNDKVYQVDEVYWSAGAGYKSANLMLDSLYEIYDLKK; from the coding sequence ATGTTTTCTAGCAAAAAGTTATTATCTATTCTTTTATATGTCGTAGCATGTTTGCTCATCGTGACAGGCTGTGGACAAAAGTCAAGCATAGATGAGAAAAAAGAAGATGCACCAGCTCAAGAAGAGCGTGTTATTAAACATGCTGGAGGAGAAACAACGATAAAAGGTACGCCGAAAAGAATTGTCACTTTATATCAAGGAGCGAATGATACAGCTGTTGCACTTGGTGTGAAGCCAGTAGGTATCGTTGAATCATGGGATCAACAACCAATTTATGAATATTTAAGAACTGATTTAGAAGGTACGACAATTGTTGGTCAAGAACTGCAACCGAATTTAGAGGAAATTGCTAAATTGAAACCAGATTTGATTATTGCTTCTATCTATCGTCATGAGAAAATTTATCCGCAACTTTCTAAAATCGCTCCAACAATTATGGATGATACGATTTATGAATGGAAAGATACACTGCATTTAATGGCTGATGCGATGAATAAACAAGATAAAGAAAAAGAATTAGTGGCTGAGTGGGATAATCGAGTAAAAGATTTTAAAGAGCAAATGGGCGACAGTTTACCAATTACAGCAGCTATTACAAACTTCCGTTCAGATCATATGCGTGTTTATTACAATAGTTATGCAGGTTCTATTTTAAATGAATTAGGTTTTGAGCGTCCAAAAGGGCATGATTCAGAAGAGTGGGGAGAAAAAATTACATCTAAGGAACGTATTCCAGATTTAAATGCAGATACAATTTTTAATTTCAATGCATCTAAAGATACGGAACTTGTTGAGAAGAATTATAAAGAGTGGACAGGCCATCCACTTTGGAAAGAACTTGATGCTGTGAAAAACGACAAAGTGTACCAAGTTGATGAAGTGTATTGGAGCGCAGGTGCTGGTTATAAATCAGCGAATTTAATGCTTGATAGTTTATATGAGATATATGATTTGAAAAAATAA
- a CDS encoding AraC family transcriptional regulator — protein sequence MYKNKNLIGKLSSYLYKLGDIKHVRSVPSLFSRKTSMFTLLLFKEASGEIIMNGRSYPLHKQQVFLVSPNVSVEFLFDRDDSIDYYHLQFFVLQTTKNHSHYVTTDLKYADEIFTSYFDYLLGRVEEIQKKQQSQSPWDVMSGNIIFQELLVALFKANFQEQKRDVNQAIKSTQDYIEQHFSLNITREYLAALSGMSPDYYSRVFKCKIGKSPMEYLTEVRINRAKQLLILSKDPLRSIANSVGFNDEFYFSRKFKAVTGFSPTAYVERIKNSSKIASLKHLLTGHLVALGIEPYATVKNHAYPISNQLRHTISIGDYQPNLEKLISVNPDLILTCEFRDFEKSQKEKLYDQIASTITLPFFQDWRIHFQTIAKVVGKEVEARRWLENYERKAENIRKQLKKSIGEENILIVGIGDGKMCVYGKRNVGTVLYGDLHLAFPKGVEQIDHYKEITLEDLAEFDADRILLTTYQHDGTEYMDQAIQDQVNALYAHTVWKNLKAVQNGAIYCLHDTQHLYTCYTSLSHDLLLDKINGLVHDDGNVQTLNVNVHGY from the coding sequence ATGTATAAAAATAAAAATCTGATTGGAAAATTATCTTCCTATTTATATAAATTGGGAGATATTAAACATGTTCGCTCGGTTCCCTCTCTTTTCTCTCGAAAGACCTCCATGTTTACTCTTTTGTTATTTAAAGAAGCTAGCGGGGAGATTATTATGAATGGACGAAGCTATCCATTACATAAGCAACAAGTTTTTCTTGTTTCTCCGAACGTGTCTGTAGAATTTCTTTTTGATAGAGACGATTCAATAGATTACTATCATCTTCAGTTTTTCGTTCTTCAAACGACAAAAAATCATAGTCATTATGTAACAACAGACTTGAAGTATGCAGATGAGATTTTTACAAGCTATTTTGATTATTTGCTCGGTCGAGTGGAGGAGATACAAAAGAAACAGCAAAGTCAGAGTCCATGGGATGTAATGAGTGGAAATATTATTTTTCAAGAATTGCTTGTCGCTTTATTTAAAGCGAATTTTCAAGAGCAAAAACGAGATGTTAATCAGGCTATTAAAAGTACTCAAGATTACATAGAACAACATTTTTCTTTAAATATTACGCGTGAGTATCTAGCTGCACTTTCTGGCATGAGTCCAGATTATTATTCGCGAGTATTTAAATGTAAAATCGGAAAAAGTCCAATGGAATATTTGACGGAAGTTCGCATCAATCGAGCAAAACAGCTGCTCATTTTATCGAAAGATCCTTTGCGTTCGATTGCAAACAGCGTGGGATTCAATGATGAATTTTATTTTAGTCGAAAGTTCAAAGCCGTGACTGGATTTTCACCAACTGCTTATGTAGAGAGAATTAAAAATTCAAGTAAAATTGCTTCCTTAAAGCATTTGCTGACCGGTCATTTAGTTGCTCTTGGTATTGAACCGTATGCGACTGTCAAGAATCATGCATATCCAATTTCCAATCAGTTACGTCATACGATATCAATCGGTGACTATCAGCCTAATTTGGAGAAATTGATCTCAGTAAACCCTGATTTAATTTTGACATGTGAGTTTCGCGATTTTGAGAAATCTCAAAAAGAGAAACTATATGATCAAATTGCTTCGACAATCACACTTCCTTTCTTTCAAGATTGGCGCATTCATTTTCAGACAATTGCAAAAGTCGTTGGTAAAGAAGTAGAAGCAAGAAGGTGGTTAGAGAATTATGAGAGAAAAGCTGAAAATATTCGTAAGCAGTTAAAGAAAAGTATCGGAGAGGAGAACATTTTAATTGTTGGAATTGGTGATGGGAAAATGTGTGTGTATGGAAAACGGAATGTAGGTACGGTTCTTTATGGAGATTTACACCTTGCTTTCCCTAAAGGAGTAGAACAGATTGATCATTATAAGGAGATCACGCTTGAAGACTTAGCAGAGTTTGATGCAGATCGAATTCTTCTCACTACTTATCAGCATGATGGTACAGAATATATGGATCAAGCTATTCAAGATCAAGTGAATGCATTGTACGCTCATACTGTATGGAAAAATTTAAAGGCTGTCCAAAATGGAGCTATTTATTGTTTACATGACACTCAGCATCTGTATACATGCTATACATCATTATCGCATGATTTACTGTTGGATAAAATCAATGGATTAGTTCATGATGACGGAAATGTCCAAACATTAAACGTAAATGTTCATGGTTATTAA
- a CDS encoding thioredoxin family protein: MQKMMNLNEIKETIQGSPSVLLLVKAGNCGVCESVQFKMSELLKSYLQVKGMYVFKEDVPEITAEYVVFSAPTLLLFVEGKEIYRVSRFVRFDELKHILQLYEEKLE, encoded by the coding sequence ATGCAGAAAATGATGAATTTAAATGAAATAAAGGAAACAATCCAAGGAAGTCCATCAGTTCTTCTATTGGTTAAGGCAGGAAACTGCGGTGTATGTGAATCTGTTCAATTCAAGATGAGCGAGCTATTGAAATCATATTTACAAGTTAAAGGGATGTATGTGTTTAAGGAGGATGTTCCCGAAATTACGGCCGAATATGTGGTTTTCTCAGCACCGACTTTACTTCTGTTTGTGGAAGGAAAGGAAATATATAGAGTTTCTCGATTTGTTCGCTTCGATGAATTAAAGCATATACTCCAATTATACGAAGAGAAGCTGGAATAG
- a CDS encoding LysR family transcriptional regulator, translating to MIVDVMKVFVTVIEQKNFTRAAELLHISQPNVSLHIKNLENELGAKLIHRSPKQVSLTEAGVILYKHAKQILLHYEEAKYEIHDLQHIVTGKLRVGASFTIGEYILPKVLAKYATQYPLVDIQTIISNTDDVIHGVRMNELDIGLIEGKADFQDLIIEPFMEDDMIIVAPKEHPLSQRSLIEKELFQNQVWILREQGSGTRTYMDRLIDDLNLTIKRSFIFSSNQGVKEAVKAGLGIALLSRWAVNSELETNLLYALYIKNHKVKRPFSIVKNKNAEISKALQIFQSKIEEFAL from the coding sequence ATGATTGTAGATGTAATGAAGGTGTTTGTAACAGTCATTGAACAAAAAAACTTTACTCGTGCAGCAGAGCTATTGCATATTTCTCAGCCGAATGTTAGTTTGCATATTAAAAATTTAGAAAATGAATTAGGAGCTAAGTTGATTCATCGTTCACCTAAGCAAGTAAGCCTTACCGAAGCGGGAGTCATTTTATATAAACATGCTAAGCAAATTTTATTACATTATGAGGAAGCAAAATATGAAATTCATGATTTGCAGCATATTGTAACAGGGAAATTACGAGTAGGGGCTAGTTTCACAATCGGAGAGTATATTCTTCCAAAGGTATTAGCGAAGTATGCGACTCAATATCCTCTTGTTGATATTCAAACGATTATTTCAAACACAGATGATGTCATTCATGGAGTACGAATGAACGAATTAGATATAGGGTTAATTGAGGGAAAAGCGGATTTTCAAGATCTTATTATTGAGCCGTTTATGGAAGATGACATGATTATTGTTGCCCCAAAGGAACATCCTTTATCTCAAAGAAGTTTAATCGAAAAGGAGTTGTTTCAAAATCAAGTTTGGATTTTGAGAGAACAAGGTTCGGGAACGCGGACGTATATGGATAGATTGATTGATGATTTGAATTTAACAATCAAACGTTCTTTTATTTTTAGTAGCAATCAAGGGGTAAAAGAAGCCGTCAAAGCTGGATTGGGAATTGCTTTATTATCTCGATGGGCAGTGAATAGTGAGTTAGAAACAAATTTATTATATGCTCTCTACATCAAAAATCACAAAGTAAAAAGACCTTTTTCTATCGTAAAGAATAAGAACGCTGAAATATCTAAAGCCCTTCAAATTTTTCAAAGTAAAATCGAGGAGTTTGCTCTTTAA
- a CDS encoding YeiH family protein produces the protein MQQPYTEEQQKKIFFFRGIGLTFVIALFAKCLAWLPFFNMMGQLVIAILIGMTWQAVFKVPDVLLAGSNFSSKKLLRFGIILLGMRLNFVDMIDAGPNVFILAVINIVLTLIIVYGLARLFKVDENLGILTACGTAICGAAAVVAVAPQLKAKDNEIAIAAATVAILGTIFTMSYTVLYPIMHLSSHGYGIFSGATLHEIAHVIAAAEPAGKDAIDTAIIVKLTRVALLVPVAIVIGIWMNRSKNNKRDTTSWTPIPIPWFIFGFLSMSVINSLGIIPAYLVHYIVLLAYTFIAMAMAGLGLNVDIATFKKLGLKPFSAGLIGSILLSILGYVLMHLLNLV, from the coding sequence ATGCAGCAGCCGTACACCGAAGAACAGCAGAAAAAAATATTCTTTTTTAGAGGGATTGGATTAACATTCGTTATTGCTCTATTTGCTAAATGTTTAGCATGGCTCCCTTTTTTCAATATGATGGGACAACTCGTGATAGCGATTTTAATAGGAATGACGTGGCAAGCTGTATTCAAAGTACCAGATGTTTTATTAGCCGGTTCGAATTTTTCGAGTAAAAAACTACTTCGTTTTGGCATTATTTTATTAGGAATGCGGCTTAATTTCGTTGATATGATAGATGCGGGCCCTAACGTTTTTATTCTTGCTGTTATTAATATTGTCCTTACTTTGATTATCGTGTATGGATTAGCTCGACTTTTTAAAGTAGATGAAAATTTAGGAATCTTAACAGCCTGCGGAACGGCCATCTGTGGAGCTGCCGCTGTTGTAGCCGTTGCTCCACAACTAAAAGCAAAAGATAATGAAATAGCCATTGCCGCTGCAACGGTAGCAATTTTAGGAACCATTTTTACAATGAGTTACACAGTACTCTATCCTATTATGCATTTAAGTTCACACGGTTATGGTATTTTTTCCGGTGCTACTTTACATGAAATTGCGCATGTCATTGCTGCAGCTGAACCTGCGGGAAAGGACGCTATCGATACCGCCATTATTGTGAAATTAACAAGAGTCGCATTGCTTGTTCCAGTAGCTATTGTCATTGGAATATGGATGAACCGTTCAAAAAATAATAAACGAGATACAACTTCATGGACACCGATTCCAATTCCATGGTTCATTTTTGGATTTTTATCTATGAGCGTGATTAATTCTTTAGGCATTATTCCGGCTTATTTAGTCCACTACATTGTTCTTCTTGCTTATACATTCATCGCAATGGCTATGGCTGGATTAGGATTAAATGTTGATATCGCCACTTTTAAAAAATTAGGCCTTAAACCTTTTAGTGCTGGATTGATTGGTTCTATTTTGCTATCAATTTTAGGATATGTACTGATGCATCTTTTGAATTTAGTTTAA
- the ku gene encoding non-homologous end joining protein Ku, protein MHTVWKGNLSFGLINIGIKLHSAIEDKDVKLIGIHKDCLVPIQYEKVAPGCEEGPVEPEDIVKAYQYGANKYVIVSEEELRNLKQEYEVESVDLISFVQLEEIDPIYFERSYFINPMEGSERTYVLLRQALERTGKIGIVKISLRSRQHLAIIRVYKHGLILETIHYPDEVRSIQQVPNLPSEEQVTIQMKELIAATTLINQLTVPFVPEDYKDEYRTALLDLIETKIEKEDVQVKSVINPNKENIISIMEALNKSIEQTKPEKSPKVKSTSKTKKATS, encoded by the coding sequence ATGCATACAGTTTGGAAAGGCAATCTATCGTTTGGTTTGATCAATATCGGGATTAAACTTCACAGTGCTATTGAAGACAAAGACGTTAAGCTTATTGGCATTCATAAAGATTGTCTTGTGCCGATTCAATATGAAAAGGTAGCTCCGGGGTGCGAAGAAGGACCGGTTGAGCCTGAGGATATTGTCAAGGCTTATCAATATGGTGCCAACAAATACGTTATTGTCAGTGAAGAAGAGTTACGTAATTTAAAGCAAGAATACGAAGTGGAGTCAGTTGACCTGATTTCCTTTGTACAATTAGAGGAAATTGATCCGATTTATTTTGAACGTTCGTACTTTATTAATCCAATGGAGGGCTCTGAAAGAACCTATGTCCTTCTTCGACAAGCGTTAGAGAGAACTGGAAAAATCGGTATCGTAAAAATTTCACTGCGCAGCCGACAGCATTTAGCTATCATTCGTGTATATAAACATGGACTTATTCTTGAAACCATTCATTATCCAGACGAGGTACGTTCGATTCAACAAGTGCCTAACCTGCCTTCTGAAGAACAAGTAACGATTCAAATGAAGGAACTTATTGCAGCAACTACTCTTATTAATCAGTTGACGGTACCGTTCGTGCCCGAAGATTATAAAGATGAATACCGAACAGCTTTACTTGATTTGATTGAGACAAAAATTGAGAAAGAAGATGTCCAAGTAAAATCTGTTATAAATCCGAACAAGGAAAATATCATAAGTATTATGGAAGCTTTAAATAAGAGCATTGAACAAACTAAACCAGAGAAATCACCAAAAGTGAAATCGACTTCCAAAACGAAAAAGGCAACAAGCTAA
- a CDS encoding UDP-N-acetylmuramoyl-L-alanyl-D-glutamate--2,6-diaminopimelate ligase gives MKLNILLECVEKLAHKSIPNMNIEGISTNSAAVRPNEVFVAIPGYRVDGHDFIEAAIKAGASVIVGEKNLKDLPVPYIKVSNSRLALAKLACQFYEHPSRKKILIGITGTNGKTTTAFMLKHILEALGRTCSVFGTVHNVINGQVSPSQNTTPDALELQRLLALSEDECVIMEVSSHGLSQYRVEGVEFDYCLFTNLDHDHLDYHHDMNEYFLVKAKLFNQLKPHGKAIVNHYNSWGEKLVNLLNLKDEDICIIGDESHHNLKVDKVKSNVFTLIFERNQSFNLNLKMLGYHNILNASMAFLTAQKMGLPSSQIIQALEMFSGVPGRFEMMQHPNNGATIVVDYAHTADAFYHCLQTARDEGAKRVFHIYGFRGNRDTDKRKEMVNLSQTFSDNSVLTLDDLNGVSYDDMEQDLYKLNQSGSVIPDRTLAIKNVLDQVDEGDWVFITGKGAETYQQQFELPTASDIETVQYIFQQLNDGEVFL, from the coding sequence TTGAAATTAAACATCCTATTAGAATGTGTTGAAAAGCTTGCACATAAATCTATTCCTAATATGAATATTGAGGGGATAAGTACTAACTCAGCTGCTGTAAGACCAAATGAGGTATTTGTTGCAATCCCGGGTTACAGGGTGGACGGTCATGATTTCATTGAAGCGGCTATAAAAGCTGGGGCTAGTGTAATCGTGGGAGAAAAAAACTTAAAGGATTTACCTGTTCCTTATATTAAAGTATCTAACAGTCGTTTAGCCTTAGCTAAACTGGCTTGTCAATTTTATGAACATCCTTCACGAAAGAAGATTTTAATTGGGATAACAGGGACAAATGGTAAAACGACTACTGCTTTTATGCTTAAACATATTTTAGAAGCGTTAGGCCGAACCTGTTCCGTATTTGGTACGGTGCACAATGTGATAAATGGTCAAGTTTCTCCTTCTCAAAACACTACTCCTGATGCTCTTGAATTGCAGAGACTGCTTGCGTTAAGTGAAGACGAATGTGTTATTATGGAAGTTTCGTCCCATGGCCTATCACAATACCGAGTAGAAGGTGTGGAGTTTGACTACTGTTTATTTACCAATTTGGATCATGACCACCTTGATTACCATCATGATATGAATGAATATTTTCTAGTGAAAGCCAAATTGTTTAATCAATTAAAACCGCATGGGAAAGCGATTGTTAATCATTATAACAGTTGGGGAGAAAAGTTGGTGAATCTTCTAAACCTAAAGGATGAAGATATATGTATCATAGGGGATGAAAGCCACCATAATTTAAAAGTTGACAAGGTAAAATCAAATGTTTTTACATTGATTTTTGAAAGGAACCAAAGTTTTAACCTAAATCTCAAGATGTTAGGATATCACAATATTCTGAATGCCTCCATGGCTTTTTTAACGGCTCAAAAAATGGGTCTTCCTAGCAGCCAAATTATTCAGGCATTAGAAATGTTCTCTGGTGTTCCCGGCAGGTTTGAAATGATGCAGCATCCTAATAATGGAGCCACTATTGTGGTTGATTATGCTCACACTGCCGATGCTTTCTATCACTGCTTGCAGACGGCCAGAGACGAGGGGGCTAAACGAGTGTTTCATATCTATGGCTTTAGAGGAAATAGGGATACCGATAAACGTAAAGAAATGGTAAATCTTTCTCAAACATTCAGTGATAATAGTGTTCTTACTTTAGATGATTTAAATGGTGTTTCTTATGACGATATGGAGCAAGATCTTTATAAGTTAAATCAAAGCGGATCTGTCATACCTGATCGTACTTTAGCAATAAAAAACGTTTTGGATCAAGTGGATGAAGGAGATTGGGTTTTTATTACAGGGAAAGGTGCTGAAACGTATCAACAACAATTCGAATTACCAACAGCTTCAGATATAGAAACTGTTCAATATATTTTCCAACAATTAAATGACGGAGAAGTGTTCTTATAA
- a CDS encoding type IA DNA topoisomerase: MKLIIAEKPSVSKNIADALKIKNRQDGYFEGNGYIVTWAFGHLLQLYDAKDYDEKMSTWKMENFPFVPPTFKYKVKSDPRNREKPDTGAKKQLKIIQSLMKRRDVEAIISACDYDREGQVIGDSIIYNLGTDKAVYRLLLNEWTPAEVMRGLENIKLNSELKPLQDAGVSRQWADWVIGINLTSVATLKYQKGKGKALNIGRVLLPTLKIIYDRDKEIESFVPENYFKLQATFQTKKHEEYEGTYIEGKEEKFKSKETLEEIQQMLADKSAIIHDKQVQKKKEYPPFLFNLSNLQGHITSKYKGWTSDKVLKVAQSLYEKKFITYPRTSSIALEESLVGKTAKVLETLSEDLPYRDEIKFVKSKRVFDNAKVESHSAIVPTYLKPKNLTQDEAQVYQAIKNRFIMQFMPVAEYEETRIETKIANADLKGIFLSKGKVQLVEGWKKVEKVQSKDTILPLVQVNDPIEIIKHEITSHVTKPPKQHTEKTLLRVMETCGKNYDSDGESEENVHAILSGFSIGTPATRAETIKKLKDVGYISMENKNLVCTELGRKLVETFPIKDLFNLEFTGRLEKSLFDIEKRNFSKNDFLELIFNFTTKAVETIKTEKEITIHEVTTERKPNEVLGKCPLCGHAVIEGQKGFGCSNWKNGCKFVIWKNDKFLATMKKKPTKTMVKALLKNGIAPVKGLTSKKGNKFDAKLRYEKNPDNEYFSWKMEFDQ, encoded by the coding sequence ATGAAGTTAATTATTGCAGAGAAGCCATCTGTATCGAAGAATATTGCAGATGCACTGAAAATAAAAAATCGACAAGACGGTTATTTTGAAGGGAATGGCTATATTGTAACATGGGCGTTCGGCCATTTACTTCAACTATATGATGCAAAAGATTATGATGAGAAGATGTCTACATGGAAAATGGAGAACTTCCCTTTTGTTCCGCCAACTTTTAAATATAAAGTGAAAAGTGATCCGAGGAATAGAGAAAAGCCAGATACGGGCGCTAAAAAGCAACTAAAGATTATTCAGAGTTTAATGAAAAGACGAGATGTAGAGGCTATTATTTCAGCTTGTGATTATGACCGTGAAGGACAAGTTATCGGAGATAGTATCATCTATAACTTGGGCACAGATAAAGCGGTATATCGATTATTATTAAACGAATGGACTCCAGCTGAAGTGATGAGAGGGTTAGAAAATATTAAGCTCAATTCAGAGCTGAAGCCCTTGCAAGATGCTGGTGTTAGCCGCCAATGGGCAGACTGGGTAATAGGAATAAACTTAACATCCGTAGCCACTCTAAAATATCAAAAGGGGAAGGGTAAGGCGTTAAATATTGGACGCGTACTGTTGCCGACGTTAAAAATTATTTATGATCGCGATAAAGAAATTGAAAGCTTTGTTCCAGAAAACTATTTTAAGCTGCAAGCTACTTTTCAAACAAAGAAGCATGAAGAATATGAAGGAACATATATAGAAGGAAAAGAAGAGAAGTTTAAAAGTAAAGAAACACTGGAAGAGATTCAACAGATGTTAGCTGACAAATCCGCAATCATACACGATAAGCAAGTACAGAAGAAAAAGGAATATCCACCGTTTTTATTTAATTTATCGAATTTGCAAGGACATATTACGAGTAAATATAAAGGATGGACATCGGATAAAGTATTAAAAGTCGCCCAATCGTTGTATGAGAAAAAGTTCATTACCTATCCACGAACATCGAGTATCGCTTTAGAAGAAAGTCTAGTCGGGAAAACAGCAAAAGTGCTAGAAACGTTATCAGAAGATTTACCATATCGAGATGAAATTAAGTTTGTGAAGTCAAAAAGGGTCTTTGATAATGCAAAAGTAGAAAGCCATAGTGCGATTGTGCCTACTTACTTGAAGCCAAAAAATCTCACTCAGGATGAAGCACAAGTATATCAGGCAATTAAAAACCGATTTATTATGCAGTTTATGCCGGTTGCTGAATATGAGGAAACGAGAATTGAAACAAAAATTGCGAATGCAGATTTAAAAGGCATCTTTCTCTCGAAAGGAAAAGTACAGCTTGTCGAAGGGTGGAAAAAGGTTGAGAAGGTTCAATCGAAAGATACGATTTTGCCACTCGTACAAGTGAACGATCCTATAGAGATCATCAAGCATGAAATTACTTCTCATGTTACAAAGCCGCCTAAGCAGCATACTGAAAAAACATTGCTTCGCGTGATGGAGACATGTGGAAAGAACTATGACAGTGACGGTGAAAGTGAAGAAAATGTGCATGCTATTTTAAGCGGTTTTAGTATAGGTACTCCTGCTACACGTGCCGAAACCATTAAGAAGCTAAAAGATGTCGGCTATATTTCGATGGAAAATAAAAATTTGGTTTGTACAGAGCTAGGCAGAAAGCTTGTTGAAACGTTTCCAATCAAAGACTTATTCAATCTAGAATTTACAGGACGCCTCGAAAAATCTCTGTTCGATATTGAAAAAAGAAACTTCAGTAAAAATGATTTTTTAGAGCTTATTTTTAATTTCACAACAAAAGCCGTTGAAACAATCAAAACTGAAAAAGAAATCACGATTCATGAAGTAACGACAGAAAGGAAGCCGAATGAAGTATTAGGAAAATGCCCCCTTTGTGGTCATGCCGTCATTGAAGGACAAAAAGGCTTTGGCTGCAGCAATTGGAAAAATGGCTGTAAATTCGTCATTTGGAAAAATGATAAATTTTTAGCGACGATGAAGAAGAAGCCTACAAAGACGATGGTGAAGGCACTATTGAAAAATGGCATAGCACCGGTTAAAGGATTAACAAGTAAAAAAGGCAATAAATTCGATGCGAAGTTACGCTATGAGAAAAATCCGGATAATGAGTATTTTAGTTGGAAGATGGAGTTTGACCAGTAA